A window from Citrus sinensis cultivar Valencia sweet orange chromosome 3, DVS_A1.0, whole genome shotgun sequence encodes these proteins:
- the LOC102621973 gene encoding signal recognition particle 14 kDa protein, whose product MGLLQPDPFLNELTSMFERNRDKGSVWVTFKRSSMKSKSQKNKMATAGEPVEYRCLIRATDGKQKISTTVGAKDHQRFQASYATLLKAHMAALKKRERKDKKKGVDGDRKDGAGSTKKPKRV is encoded by the exons ATG GGTCTTTTGCAACCGGATCCGTTTCTAAATGAGTTGACAAGCATGTTTGAGCGCAACAGGGACAAGGGCTCCGTTTGGGTTACTTTCAAACGAT CGTCAATGAAGTCTAAAtcacaaaagaataaaatggcAACTGCTGGAGAACCAGTTGAGTACAGATGCCTTATTCGTGCTACTGATGGCAAGCAAAAGATTTCTACTACG GTAGGGGCAAAGGATCACCAGCGCTTTCAAGCTTCTTATGCAACTCTTTTGAAGGCACACATGGCTGCtctaaagaagagggagaggAAAGACAAGAAGAAGGGTGTAGATGGAGATCGGAAAGATGGAGCGGGTTCAACGAAGAAGCCAAAGAGAGTGTGA